The following nucleotide sequence is from Sphingomonas panacisoli.
CGTCGCAGTCGCGGCGGTGCTCAGCCTGCTCATCTGGAACGTGCTGTTCTGGCCGCTCGCGTTTCTTGCGCTGGGCGTCGCGGCCTTCTTCCGCGATCCGATCCGCGTTACGCCGAAGAACGACGGGCTGGTCGTAGCACCCGCCGACGGGCTGATCACGATGATCCAGCCGGTCATGCCGCCGCCCGAACTCGCGATCCTGGGGACGACGCCACTGATCCGCGTGTCGATCTTCATGAGCGTGTTCGACGTGCACGTGAACCGCACGCCGATCGCCGGGACGATCCGCCAGGTCGTCTATATCTCGGGCAAGTTCCTGAACGCCGACCTCGACAAGGCCAGCGAGGAGAACGAGCGTCAGCATATCGTCGTCGAAGGGAAGGACGGGCGGCTGATCGGCTTCACCCAGATTGCGGGCCTCGTCGCGCGACGGATCGTGGCATTCGTTAAGGAAGGCGACATGCTCGCGGTCGGCCAGCGCGTCGGCCTGATCCGCTTCGGCAGCCGCGTCGATGTGTTCCTGCCGGCCGACACCGTGCCGCAAGTGGTGC
It contains:
- a CDS encoding phosphatidylserine decarboxylase, translated to MPSIDPPETAQPTVKWHFPAMHPEGRRYVIIVAVAAVLSLLIWNVLFWPLAFLALGVAAFFRDPIRVTPKNDGLVVAPADGLITMIQPVMPPPELAILGTTPLIRVSIFMSVFDVHVNRTPIAGTIRQVVYISGKFLNADLDKASEENERQHIVVEGKDGRLIGFTQIAGLVARRIVAFVKEGDMLAVGQRVGLIRFGSRVDVFLPADTVPQVVLGQRAIAGETVLGKIGGEAMSGITQ